One part of the Pseudopipra pipra isolate bDixPip1 chromosome 3, bDixPip1.hap1, whole genome shotgun sequence genome encodes these proteins:
- the AKAP12 gene encoding A-kinase anchor protein 12 isoform X3 yields the protein MRLHLLCVGQTEHSNVTLKEDTEPMETNPSHSSTKDSVDAEKEDAHSIKQLPALEEDTEEHVSEPQSYDLGFKKVFKFVGFRFTVKKEKTGKSEPVQLLTVKKETQVPEGDDDQKGVNSEETAVPEDALSAEDTTKDALKNEKTEDESPKIPEANEICSQSAALTADTASPLRKLFTQGWTGFRKKKSFRKPKEDEQQSPVKEEEQEKEGTTLTTETIEKEEKSEFEKQDEERNVTAVTIEAHEKEQTEGEKQESEKTVAAIGVEESGEEELVKYDEQGQKKNLAAAAVKESAEEKKDEDDQERKLVEVSEDLDKKEEETEEGGKEGEVTEKALKTKSVVSLVTDSVNGELKTSSEVLPVGEKLESMEKCETDDRTEISSEEKFETIEISSEQLKKSEERERDKPAPLGKETLDEKIEEAELKMSPKAEDITQGEALDRTTEKKESKEHASSAPGSKSFSTSEHSVDTKDGQRSVKPIEEGLQGKTGIVTTDTDKPDEITMNSEDAAGKRPLEGITNEAEVLSSQEKTKLQGSPLKKLFTGTGLKKLSGKKQKGKREESKLGEQGEPVQHLSDSPDSPDEQKGESSASSPEEMNEIPSLEKSTDGMQVTENEDTTVPDVERKRESVTPWASFKKMVTPKKRVRRPSESDKEEEIDKTKSVSVSATENLVDENQGEIKENGIDQKPEKTTEEPKRKVDTSVSWEAFICVGSSKKRARKSSSSDEESQKVEESGQSKETATDAILTSSQESDQGQGNSSPEQAGSPSESEGISTWESFKRLVTPRRRSKTRMEDRTEDSVVGSSLDHSTSDGEPGKDESWVPFRKLMPGRRKKKSDGKPEPTHLKQAREDMTETAEEDSDIPAVVPLSEYEAAEQEKIEAQQAKVAEAMKERTSEEEGAEKLEETLRIEQGYEGLVHAVAVTVVEGERAVTSIEERSPSWISAALTECIEQAREEEEKETLKTAELDVIVEDAVVAAKAVPEMRKDVGDDTTASELELTSEAVTALETAEASCAEETMEVSLAEETTEMVSAVSQLLETPDTTEEATPVQEVEATEQNLKELDKQTQKVLHEVAERVKSADVTQLVSARTMTETIITTVQGLESEVKDDAKDGNVVGQETVLLEQCLEKGEHENFQPQQSAESIQGQNRVEESVLHEGSEKSEIGAEVEESTEKYENVDILRDESQCQECEEAVVEGHEEVHKVQRTVEEPSSQDREFHSIKAVTPKEELFAKQEPSEQEKLPVTELTVDETRDEYAPEVQTAVLDKTGDETSSLGLEAEEPVQLEGEGKTLTVVPVKPEKQDENPDLEEQVCTKGVSRAPTLREEEEDDAVLIGVKSTEVTVPEVPLQNKVKPSDFPSKTLGSESAAGAEQSVSNGTDRDIAAKDSVPILEPQCREKTTETSSQRDETKGDKIEDAILKSEKCLESPTTVAEAPTPIEADTVSNLASTCPDIVENGSAVITDVSPKKCETPSSLAEEETLGKKQEVVETLNCQGFQKEENKNEQLTEKAKEVSEHGKQEAVRGDECSTSVQQEVLTVQEGGSDSAFPQAKSLETLKTPVPAAAAAVGQRVVAETVTPADMTARTVQPLATTPEQMASEEVPVTTVDYSGCGTAGLDSAEAPEPRVTCASVNGISEEQERPQSTGQPKQNGIPFSHNLPRSHPEFEKHVVQSVIIESQSTKIVLSAIESAVHRLAETEESAAFESEQSIKSIGKSPSDTNRHELLGSMQVDQKLPVKEEEIRSKEQELQQPGIVKSVTLTEPAEIHATVEKTKDMLLTSEMLKDGQSQNSLTVLTSPEDIPRGSAILQKSTLDESTSEDSTKDPLDIHPPKLREKEVGHIMEISDQHTGQQTHRESEEQQYHLSVEDGKTQMWEDDNCQEGTSCDRQSQNSVAVTP from the exons ATGCGGCTTCATCTCCTTTGTG TTGGACAAACAGAACATTCCAATGTAACTTTGAAGGAAGACACTGAACCTATGGAGACAAATCCATCTCACTCAAGCACCAAGGACAGTGTAGATGCTGAGAAGGAGGATGCTCATTCAATTAAGCAGTTGCCAGCTTTGGAAGAAGACACAGAAGAACATGTGTCTGAGCCACAGTCTTATGATCTgggttttaaaaaggtttttaaatttGTTGGCTTCAGATTCAcagtgaagaaggaaaagacaggaaaatcaGAACCAGTTCAACTACTTActgtaaagaaagaaacacaggTCCCTGAAGGAGATGATGATCAAAAGGGAGTCAATTCAGAAGAAACAGCAGTGCCCGAGGATGCACTCTCTGCAGAAGACACCACCAAAGAtgcactgaaaaatgaaaaaacagaagacGAATCTCCTAAAATACCAGAAGCAAATGAGATTTGTTCTCAGTCAGCTGCCTTAACTGCTGATACTGCATCACCATTAAGAAAACTGTTTACTCAAGGATGGACTGGATTtagaaaaaagaagagttttaGGAAGCCTAAAGAAGATGAACAACAGTCTCCTGTGAAAGAAGAGGAGCAAGAAAAAGAGGGGACAACATTAACAACTGAAACCAttgaaaaggaggagaaatctGAGTTTGAGAAGCAAGATGAAGAGAGGAATGTGACAGCAGTAACTATTGAAGCACATGAGAAGGAGCAAACTGAAGGTGAAAAGCAGGAGTCAGAAAAGACTGTGGCAGCCATAGGAGTAGAAGAAAGTGGGGAGGAAGAGCTAGTCAAATATGATGAGCAGGGACAAAAAAAGAATCTAGCGGCAGCAGCTGTAAAAGAAagtgcagaggagaaaaaagatgaagatgatCAAGAAAGGAAACTGGTGGAAGTCTCAGAAGATCTTgataaaaaggaagaggaaactgaagaaggagggaaagaaggtgAGGTGACAGAGAAAGCACTAAAAACAAAGTCAGTGGTGTCTCTTGTCACTGACAGTGTGAATGGAGAATTGAAAACATCCTCAGAAGTCCTACCTGTGGGAGAAAAACTGGAGTCCATGGAGAAGTGTGAAACAGATGACAGAACTGAAATATCATCTGAAGAGAAATTTGAAACAATTGAAATTTCTAGTGAACAGCttaaaaaatctgaagaaagagaaagagataaaCCTGCTCCACTTGGGAAAGAGACATTAGATGAAAAAATAGAGGAAGCAGAATTGAAGATGTCGCCTAAAGCAGAAGACATCACACAAGGAGAAGCTCTGGATAGaaccacagagaagaaagaaagcaaagaacatGCTTCTAGTGCTCCTGGATCAAAATCCTTTTCTACTTCTGAACATTCAGTTGACACAAAGGATGGTCAACGGTCAGTCAAACCCATTGAGGAAGGGCTACAGGGAAAAACTGGCATAGTTACGACTGATACTGACAAACCAGATGAAATAACCATGAATTCTGAGGATGCAGCAGGAAAAAGGCCTCTGGAAGGTATCACAAATGAAGCTGAAGTCCTGTCTTCTCAAGAAAAGACTAAACTACAAGGCAGCCCTTTAAAGAAACTTTTTACAGGTACTGGATTAAAAAAACTCTCTGGAAAGAagcaaaaaggcaaaagagAAGAATCTAAGTTAGGGGAACAGGGCGAACCAGTTCAGCACTTATCAGATTCCCCAGATAGCCCAGACGAACAAAAGGGGGAGAGTTCTGCTTCTTCTCCTGAGGAGATGAATGAAATTCCTTCTTTAGAAAAATCTACAGATGGAATGCAGGTCACTGAAAATGAAGATACTACAGTTCCAGATGTGGAGCGAAAAAGAGAAAGTGTTACACCCTGGGCATCATTCAAAAAGATGGTGACTCCCAAGAAACGTGTCAGAAGACCTTCTGAAAGtgataaagaagaagaaattgatAAGACAAAGAGTGTTTCAGTGTCTGCAACTGAAAACCTTGTTGATGAAAATcagggagaaataaaagaaaatgggatTGACCAGAAACCAGAGAAAACTACAGAAGAACCCAAAAGAAAGGTTGACACTTCTGTGTCCTGGGAAGCTTTTATATGTGTAGGTTCTTCCAAGAAAAGAGCCAGGAAATCATCATCATCTGATGAAGAAAGCCAAAAAGTAGAAGAGTCTGGACAGAGCAAAGAAACAGCAACAGATGCAATTCTTACTAGCTCTCAGGAGAGCGATCAAGGACAAGGCAATTCTTCCCCAGAACAAGCTGGAAGCCCATCTGAAAGTGAAGGTATTTCAACGTGGGAATCATTTAAGAGGTTAGTCACTCCAAGAAGGAGATCCAAAACCAGAATGGAAGACAGAACTGAAGACTCTGTTGTGGGATCTAGCCTGGATCATTCAACATCGGATGGTGAGCCTGGAAAAGATGAATCATGGGTTCCATTTAGAAAACTGATGCCTGGACGTAGGAAGAAGAAGTCAGATGGAAAGCCAGAACCAACTCATCTTAAACAAGCAAGAGAAGACATGACAGAAACAGCTGAAGAAGATTCTGATATTCCAGCTGTTGTTCCTTTATCTGAATAtgaagcagcagagcaggagaaaatTGAGGCCCAACAAGCGAAAGTTGCTGAAGCAATGAAAGAACGAACCTcagaggaagaaggagcagAAAAATTAGAGGAGACCCTAAGAATTGAGCAAGGATATGAAGGGCTGGTACATGCAGTTGCTGTTACCGTTGTGGAAGGAGAAAGGGCAGTAACCAGCATTGAGGAAAGATCACCATCTTGGATATCTGCTGCTCTGACAGAGTGCATTGAGCAGgcaagagaagaggaagagaaagaaactcTGAAAACAGCTGAATTGGATGTTATTGTGGAAGATGCAGTGGTAGCTGCTAAGGCAGTGCCAGAGATGAGAAAGGATGTAGGTGATGACACCACAGCGAGTGAGCTGGAGCTAACCTCAGAAGCAGTGACAGCTCTGGAGACAGCAGAAGCTTCCTGTGCTGAAGAAACAATGGAAGTGTCCCTTGCCGAGGAGACAACTGAGATGGTTTCTGCTGTTTCACAGTTGTTGGAAACCCCAGATACTACAGAGGAAGCTACACCTGTACAAGAAGTAGAGGCCACTGAACAAAATTTGAAAGAGTTAGACAAACAGACGCAAAAAGTTCTTCACGAAGTTGCTGAAAGAGTAAAGTCAGCAGATGTAACACAGCTGGTTAGTGCAAGAACCATGACAGAAACTATAATTACAACAGTACAGGGACTTGAGTCAGAAGTAAAAGATGATGCCAAAGATGGAAATGTTGTAGGCCAGGAAACTGTTTTGCTTGAACAGTGCTTGGAAAAAGGAGAACATGAGAActtccagccccagcagagTGCTGAGAGCATTCAGGGCCAAAACAGAGTTGAAGAGAGTGTTTTACATGAAGGTTCAGAGAAAAGTGAAATAGGTGCTGAAGTggaagaaagcacagaaaaatatgaaaatgtggATATATTGAGAGATGAAAGCCAGTGTCAGGAATGTGAAGAAGCAGTTGTAGAAGGCCATGAAGAAGTACACAAAGTGCAGAGGACAGTAGAGGAACCTTCATCACAAGACAGAGAGTTTCACAGCATCAAAGCCGTGACTCCCAAGGAAGAGCTCTTTGCAAAGCAGGAACCTTCAGAACAAGAGAAACTGCCCGTAACAGAGTTGACAGTAGATGAGACAAGAGATGAATATGCTCCAGAAGTACAGACTGCA GTGCTGGACAAGACAGGGGATGAAACCTCTTCCTTGGGACTTGAAGCTGAAGAGCCTGTGCAGCttgaaggagagggaaaaaccctCACTGTGGTCCCTGTTAAACCTGAAAAACAAGATGAAAATCCTGACTTAGAAGAGCAAGTTTGTACTAAGGGAGTTAGCAGGGCACCTACTCtaagagaagaagaggaagatgatgcTGTGCTCATCGGAGTAAAAAGCACGGAAGTCACAGTTCCTGAGGTTCCACTGCAGAACAAGGTAAAACCCTCTGACTTTCCTTCAAAAACACTTGGCTCAGAATCAGCTGCAGGTGCTGAGCAGAGTGTGAGCAATGGAACTGACAGGGACATTGCAGCAAAAGATTCTGTGCCTATCCTAGAGCCACAATGCAGGGAGAAAACAACTGAAACCTCCTCCCAGAGGGATGAAACCAAAGGTGACAAAATAGAAGATGCTATTCTCAAATCTGAAAAATGCTTGGAGAGCCCTACCACCGTTGCTGAGGCTCCCACACCGATTGAAGCAGACACTGTATCTAATTTAGCATCAACATGCCCAGATATTGTTGAAAATGGAAGCGCTGTCATTACTGATGTAAGTCCTAAGAAATGTGAAACACCCAGCAGCTTGGCTGAAGAAGAgactctgggaaaaaaacaagaagtTGTAGAAACCTTGAACTGTCAAGGCttccagaaagaagaaaacaaaaatgagcaACTGacagaaaaagccaaagaagtATCTGAACATGGAAAGCAGGAAGCTGTAAGAGGTGATGAATGTTCAACTTCTGTCCAGCAAGAGGTTTTAACTGTGCAAGAGGGAGGCTCTGACTCAGCCTTCCCACAGGCCAAAAGTTTGGAGACTCTGAAAACacctgtgcctgcagcagctgcagcagttgGACAGCGTGTAGTGGCAGAAACTGTGACACCCGCAGACATGACAGCCAGAACTGTACAGCCATTGGCAACCACACCGGAGCAAATGGCTTCTGAAGAGGTCCCAGTTACTACTGTAGACTATTCAGGCTGTGGGACTGCAGGGCTTGATAGTGCAGAGGCACCTGAGCCTAGAGTAACTTGTGCTTCTGTGAATGGAATATCAGAGGAGCAAGAGAGgccccagagcacagggcagcccAAACAAAATGGCATTCCTTTCAGTCACAATCTGCCTCGAAGCCACCCAGAATTTGAGAAGCATGTGGTTCAGTCCGTGATTATAGAGTCCCAGAGTACGAAAATTGTATTGAGTGCCATCGAGTCAGCTGTTCACAGACTTGCAGAAACAGAAGAGTCGGCTGCCTTTGAGTCAGAGCAGAGCATTAAGTCCATAGGGAAAAGCCCATCGGATACAAATAGGCATGAACTTCTGGGAAGTATGCAGGTAGATCAAAAACTTCCAGTAAAAGAGGAAGAGATACGGAGTAAAGAACAAGAGCTCCAGCAACCAGGAATAGTGAAATCTGTTACCTTAACAGAGCCTGCAGAAATTCATGCAACtgtagaaaaaacaaaagacatGCTTTTAACTTCTGAGATGCTGAAAGATGGACAAAGTCAGAATTCCTTAACAGTTTTGACTAGCCCTGAAGACATTCCAAGGGGAAGTGCGATACTTCAGAAATCAACACTAGATGAAAGTACTTCAGAAGATTCAACCAAAGACCCCCTAGACATACATCCAccaaaattaagagaaaaagaagttgGGCACATAATGGAAATCTCAGACCAACATACAGGCcagcagacacacagagaaagtGAAGAACAACAATATCACCTGTCAGTGGAAGATGGGAAAACACAGATGTGGGAGGATGATAATTGCCAAGAAGGAACATCTTGTGATAGACAAAGTCAGAACTCAGTGGCTGTGACGCCTTGA